In one Chitinophaga sancti genomic region, the following are encoded:
- a CDS encoding GxGYxYP domain-containing protein, with the protein MIKSGNPTVKIAAALSLLLMPFCAMPSMAQTTWPQGQLLPSFPATAATQDLIILRETSTKWEAEGSSLGHKTGRLESDGWLCQVGIDAANDHMIYGPYDNTIPAGANVAEFRMKTDNNTANNDPVVDIDVRDATTGATLASQTITRTMFSAAGTYVSFTLPFTMPADNHSIELRVYWRGTAYTKVDYVAVQQNNSSAEMYLFASLKGIVNKTQPRIFSYEGDAFAEGQYTWLNSLGLGYNEVSDKYSLITKYRSEIAGLIVYDPSQIHTVNLATMLAKGKNALIASPSLLSKLQAAPYNLPILMDLRGVYSSKMAVYQAMYNTYWPAADKRLLIGLNPDAHKAALREYATAIGAATIWLDPDIAEESTLLNSFLASMPAGANFMGWWPNEAPGVQRTSTYGITTIASDWSTNLTVHSGMPRTVNLKAAPQKPTLQNKIYVAFILSDGDNLQYVEHLMRKLWNDPGRGQVPMGWTLSPAMLDAMPGALNYYWQSSTDNDNLISGPSGYGYTYPNSWDQTKLNQFVAKTEDYNKRAGFRVVTIWNTITGGINQNVGQSFATYAPSLLGMTAQNTNAGLTIYNNSLPGMALNCNYCTTEQTIKDNIASAAAGWNGTSPRFIIIQAQPWQGVTPTSFKNAANALNSNYVVVRPDHIFQLIREANGLQVNPASSNLFKLSKAMGSMIPAEQQSATSCK; encoded by the coding sequence ATGATCAAATCCGGTAACCCGACTGTAAAGATCGCAGCAGCACTGTCGTTGCTACTGATGCCGTTTTGCGCCATGCCCTCAATGGCCCAGACCACCTGGCCTCAAGGCCAATTGCTACCATCATTTCCTGCCACAGCAGCGACGCAGGACCTGATCATCCTTCGCGAAACTTCCACCAAATGGGAAGCGGAAGGTTCTTCACTAGGTCATAAGACAGGCCGTTTAGAATCCGATGGCTGGCTTTGCCAGGTCGGTATTGATGCCGCCAACGACCATATGATTTATGGTCCTTATGACAACACGATTCCCGCAGGTGCGAATGTAGCGGAGTTCCGTATGAAAACGGATAACAACACTGCAAACAATGACCCTGTCGTGGATATTGATGTTCGGGATGCGACGACGGGAGCTACACTCGCATCGCAAACCATTACCCGTACCATGTTTTCAGCAGCAGGTACTTATGTCTCATTCACTTTGCCATTTACGATGCCGGCAGACAATCATTCGATTGAACTGCGTGTATACTGGCGCGGTACGGCCTACACAAAAGTGGATTATGTAGCTGTACAGCAGAATAATTCTTCTGCAGAAATGTATTTGTTCGCTTCACTGAAAGGTATTGTCAACAAGACACAACCACGTATCTTCTCTTACGAGGGAGATGCTTTTGCTGAAGGTCAGTACACCTGGCTCAACTCCCTCGGACTTGGCTACAATGAGGTATCTGATAAGTATAGCCTTATTACAAAGTACCGTAGCGAAATCGCTGGTTTGATCGTGTACGATCCTTCACAGATTCATACTGTGAACCTGGCCACGATGCTTGCAAAAGGCAAGAACGCGTTGATCGCTTCACCATCGCTCTTGTCTAAACTGCAGGCAGCACCTTACAACCTCCCGATCTTAATGGATCTGCGTGGTGTGTATAGCAGCAAGATGGCGGTATACCAGGCCATGTACAATACTTACTGGCCGGCGGCTGACAAGCGTTTATTAATCGGCCTGAATCCAGATGCACATAAAGCCGCATTGCGTGAATATGCGACCGCTATTGGTGCAGCTACGATCTGGCTGGATCCTGATATTGCAGAAGAAAGTACCTTGCTGAACAGCTTCCTGGCTTCTATGCCTGCGGGTGCCAATTTTATGGGCTGGTGGCCGAATGAGGCACCTGGTGTACAGCGAACATCTACTTATGGTATCACGACAATTGCAAGTGACTGGTCTACCAACCTCACCGTACATTCCGGTATGCCAAGAACTGTCAACCTGAAAGCAGCTCCACAGAAACCAACATTGCAGAACAAGATTTATGTAGCATTCATTTTGAGTGATGGCGACAACCTGCAATATGTAGAACACCTGATGCGTAAACTCTGGAATGATCCGGGTCGTGGCCAGGTACCAATGGGCTGGACATTGTCACCAGCAATGCTGGATGCAATGCCGGGTGCCCTGAATTATTACTGGCAGTCCTCAACAGATAATGATAACCTGATCAGTGGTCCTTCTGGTTATGGATATACTTATCCTAACAGCTGGGATCAGACAAAACTGAACCAGTTTGTAGCAAAGACAGAAGATTACAACAAGCGTGCAGGCTTCAGGGTAGTGACTATCTGGAATACAATTACAGGTGGTATCAACCAGAATGTAGGACAGTCTTTTGCTACGTATGCGCCTTCTTTGTTGGGTATGACAGCGCAGAATACAAATGCCGGGCTCACTATTTACAACAATTCACTGCCTGGCATGGCGCTGAACTGTAACTATTGTACGACCGAGCAAACGATCAAAGATAACATTGCATCTGCAGCAGCTGGCTGGAATGGCACATCCCCACGATTCATTATTATTCAGGCACAGCCATGGCAGGGTGTAACGCCTACCAGCTTTAAGAACGCGGCAAATGCGCTGAATTCAAATTATGTGGTGGTGAGGCCTGATCACATCTTCCAGTTGATCCGCGAAGCGAATGGATTGCAGGTAAATCCAGCAAGCAGTAATTTATTTAAGTTGTCAAAGGCAATGGGATCAATGATTCCAGCAGAACAGCAGTCTGCGACATCATGTAAATAG
- a CDS encoding SGNH/GDSL hydrolase family protein — protein sequence MKRNLYSCLVLATLLFACGKSENADIKDPGTNPSNPGNPVTSKPDSATIVIIGSSTAAGMGASPADSSWVNRLKLATKENKRFLTYYNLGIVGLTTFQGVPKSFSKSGRPATDTLHNITAALSFRPSLVIMSYPTNDVANDYTDDEILDNFKEMARLLDSAKVQYIIFGTQPRNFPDAAHRTRLKTLNDKMVSAYGNHFSNVYDTLTAEDGTIKATLAYGDGIHLNNAGHNILYHKIADHAVFQGVIK from the coding sequence GTGAAACGTAATCTATATAGCTGCCTTGTTTTGGCAACCCTTCTCTTTGCATGTGGGAAAAGTGAGAATGCTGATATTAAAGATCCCGGCACTAACCCTTCTAACCCAGGTAACCCGGTAACTTCTAAGCCAGATTCTGCTACCATCGTTATTATTGGTTCTTCTACTGCCGCGGGCATGGGGGCTAGTCCTGCTGATTCTTCCTGGGTAAACAGGTTAAAACTGGCCACGAAGGAGAATAAGCGGTTCCTGACCTATTACAACCTCGGAATTGTAGGACTGACTACTTTCCAGGGAGTGCCTAAGAGCTTTAGCAAGTCTGGCCGGCCAGCCACAGATACCTTACATAATATTACTGCGGCCCTGTCTTTCCGTCCTTCGCTGGTGATCATGTCGTATCCTACCAATGATGTGGCAAATGATTATACGGATGATGAGATCCTGGATAATTTTAAGGAGATGGCGCGCTTGCTGGATTCAGCAAAGGTGCAGTATATTATCTTCGGTACCCAGCCCAGGAACTTCCCGGATGCCGCGCACAGAACGCGGTTAAAGACACTGAACGATAAAATGGTATCTGCTTATGGAAACCATTTCAGTAATGTGTATGATACACTGACTGCTGAGGATGGAACCATTAAAGCTACGCTGGCTTATGGAGACGGCATTCACCTGAATAATGCCGGGCATAATATCTTATATCATAAGATAGCGGATCATGCAGTGTTTCAGGGGGTGATAAAGTAG
- a CDS encoding RNA polymerase sigma factor — MDETQFLQLIGQHQGIIHKICRLYRDRKEDREDLFQEIVFQVWKSVGAYSGKSTFATWLYKVALSTAIAGYRKRGPRIVYTDVLPDRAELRDNAGEEVFEVLRKLSDDEKAVITLYLEGLSYKEIGEVIGITESNVGVRLNRIKGKVQLLFKK; from the coding sequence ATGGATGAAACACAATTTTTACAACTGATCGGCCAGCATCAGGGAATCATTCATAAAATATGCCGGCTTTACAGGGATAGGAAGGAGGATAGGGAGGACTTGTTCCAGGAGATCGTATTCCAGGTGTGGAAGTCGGTAGGGGCGTATAGTGGGAAATCTACGTTTGCTACCTGGCTGTACAAGGTGGCGCTGAGTACGGCGATTGCGGGGTATCGCAAGCGGGGGCCGCGTATTGTGTATACGGACGTATTGCCGGATAGGGCGGAGCTGAGGGATAACGCGGGGGAGGAGGTGTTTGAGGTGTTGCGGAAGTTGAGTGATGATGAGAAGGCGGTGATCACCTTGTACCTGGAGGGATTGAGTTATAAGGAGATTGGGGAGGTGATTGGTATTACGGAGAGTAATGTGGGGGTGAGGCTGAATAGGATCAAGGGGAAGGTGCAGTTGCTATTTAAAAAATGA
- a CDS encoding YqgE/AlgH family protein, with protein sequence MKAGQFLHASSLLDESIFEQAIIFITEHNDKGAMGFIVNKQFSRGLTELEEFKHGIPFPLYEGGPVDQEHLFFVHQRPDLIPDGSAITEKVYYGGDFKTAVAHINTRVLTGHDIKIFIGYCGWDNEELEAEIAEGSWKLTDAGEIFD encoded by the coding sequence ATGAAAGCAGGGCAATTCTTACACGCCAGTTCGCTCCTGGACGAAAGCATATTTGAGCAGGCAATCATCTTCATTACAGAACATAATGATAAGGGAGCAATGGGGTTCATCGTCAACAAACAATTTTCCAGGGGGCTTACAGAACTGGAAGAATTTAAACATGGTATTCCTTTCCCTTTATATGAAGGCGGCCCTGTAGACCAGGAACATCTTTTCTTTGTACACCAAAGGCCAGACCTGATCCCCGACGGTTCAGCGATTACAGAAAAGGTATACTACGGCGGAGATTTTAAAACCGCCGTAGCACATATTAATACACGGGTCCTTACAGGACACGATATCAAAATATTTATAGGGTATTGTGGCTGGGATAATGAAGAGCTGGAAGCAGAAATTGCAGAAGGCAGCTGGAAGCTGACTGATGCCGGAGAAATATTTGACTAA
- a CDS encoding DUF5000 domain-containing lipoprotein has translation MKLSYILVLLIFTLSCTRDDLHKPVSKSGGAPGAVSNVKVVNLNGKAALTYTLPGNEDLSYVKATYETSSGHSREVKASYYVNTLTVDGFGDTLPHIIKLYAVNGSEVASEPVTVTVNPLTPPINLALRSLKVVATFGGFNLTCDNPTEENLAIIPLVDSTGQGVWVQSTGMENIYSNSPVITSAVREQPAVERKYAFVVRDRWLNYSDTLYKTLTPIFEQLLPKTAWSNYVLPGDAEILNNGGRTDVAYIYDGNAHPTWPQCLFTLEQASSSQMVTLDLGKAHIFSRMQVNPYKETGSLYYVRGNVKDFEIWGSNSPGLSGALDQTWTKLVTCHVTKPSGSAYGTETTADQTLAYNGWQFDFPSLQTAYRYVRIRSLSNWQGSYFINIAEFTLWGN, from the coding sequence ATGAAGTTATCATATATCCTGGTTTTATTGATTTTCACCTTATCCTGTACGCGGGATGATCTGCATAAACCTGTCTCTAAGAGCGGTGGGGCGCCGGGTGCTGTCAGCAATGTGAAGGTGGTGAACCTGAATGGTAAGGCCGCGCTGACGTATACCCTTCCTGGTAATGAAGACCTTTCTTATGTAAAGGCAACATACGAAACGTCTTCCGGTCATTCCAGGGAAGTAAAGGCGTCTTACTATGTCAACACACTCACCGTAGATGGTTTTGGCGATACCTTGCCGCATATCATCAAATTGTATGCGGTGAATGGCAGTGAAGTGGCTTCCGAACCTGTAACGGTTACGGTTAATCCCTTAACGCCTCCGATTAACCTGGCACTAAGATCATTGAAAGTGGTAGCCACATTTGGAGGATTTAACCTGACCTGTGATAATCCTACGGAGGAAAATCTCGCGATCATCCCACTGGTAGATTCTACGGGTCAGGGTGTATGGGTGCAGTCTACCGGGATGGAGAATATCTACAGCAATAGTCCAGTCATTACAAGTGCTGTAAGAGAGCAACCGGCAGTAGAGCGGAAATATGCATTCGTAGTGAGAGACAGGTGGCTAAATTATTCCGACACGCTATATAAAACCTTGACGCCTATATTCGAACAGTTACTGCCTAAAACAGCATGGAGTAATTATGTATTACCCGGTGATGCGGAGATCCTGAATAATGGAGGACGTACAGATGTGGCTTATATCTATGATGGCAATGCGCATCCCACCTGGCCACAGTGTTTATTTACATTAGAACAGGCGAGTTCATCACAGATGGTAACACTGGATCTGGGCAAGGCACACATCTTTAGTCGTATGCAGGTGAACCCTTATAAGGAAACGGGTAGTTTATATTATGTAAGAGGGAATGTGAAGGATTTTGAGATCTGGGGATCCAATTCACCTGGCTTAAGTGGGGCACTGGATCAGACCTGGACGAAACTGGTGACCTGCCATGTGACCAAGCCTTCCGGATCAGCTTATGGAACAGAAACGACAGCGGATCAAACGCTGGCGTACAATGGCTGGCAGTTTGATTTCCCTTCATTGCAGACGGCTTACCGGTATGTGAGAATCAGGAGTCTTTCTAACTGGCAGGGCTCATATTTTATAAACATAGCAGAGTTCACGCTGTGGGGTAATTAA
- a CDS encoding NmrA family NAD(P)-binding protein has product MKIIVTGSLGNISKPLAISLIAKGHDVTVISSDAGKASTITALGADPAIGSLEDGEFVNETFAGADAVYCMIPFSMTEPDQLGYFSRIANNYTEAIKANHIKRVINLSGWAAEVIKDHSAEAFFNHFSDVAVTHLRPGSFYSNFYGFIGMIKTYGMIMSNYGGDDLIAFVSPEDIADVVVEELEMPASTGVKIRYVASDELTCNEAAHILGTAIGKPDLQWPALPSEQVQQGMEMMGMPKELAAMLVEMQAAQHTGEIQTKYFEHRPVLGKRKLKDFAPLFAAAY; this is encoded by the coding sequence ATGAAGATCATTGTAACAGGATCATTAGGGAATATCAGCAAGCCATTGGCAATTTCATTGATAGCAAAAGGACATGACGTAACAGTAATCAGCAGCGATGCCGGAAAAGCTTCAACCATAACAGCATTGGGTGCAGATCCGGCTATCGGAAGCCTGGAGGACGGAGAATTTGTAAACGAAACATTTGCGGGTGCAGATGCAGTGTATTGCATGATTCCTTTTAGTATGACGGAGCCCGATCAGCTGGGATACTTTTCCCGTATTGCAAATAATTATACAGAAGCGATAAAAGCCAATCACATAAAGAGAGTGATTAACCTGAGTGGATGGGCGGCGGAAGTGATCAAAGATCACAGTGCAGAAGCTTTCTTTAATCATTTTTCTGATGTGGCTGTTACCCATTTAAGACCGGGTTCATTCTATTCTAATTTTTATGGTTTTATTGGTATGATTAAAACCTATGGCATGATCATGTCTAACTATGGAGGAGATGATCTGATTGCTTTTGTGTCACCGGAAGACATTGCAGATGTCGTGGTGGAGGAGTTGGAAATGCCTGCATCAACTGGCGTTAAAATTCGCTATGTAGCGAGTGATGAACTAACCTGTAACGAAGCCGCGCATATATTGGGAACAGCGATTGGCAAACCCGACCTGCAATGGCCTGCATTGCCCTCAGAACAGGTACAGCAGGGCATGGAAATGATGGGGATGCCAAAGGAACTGGCCGCTATGCTGGTGGAGATGCAGGCTGCGCAACATACAGGGGAGATTCAGACAAAATACTTTGAACATCGCCCTGTACTGGGAAAGAGAAAGCTGAAGGATTTTGCTCCTTTATTTGCGGCGGCTTACTAA
- a CDS encoding helix-turn-helix domain-containing protein produces the protein MQVYNVKSISELHQLRGLPLTGHPLISVVQFETITDVPAFEPKVLVPDFYMIALKQNFAKGVKVKYGQQEYDFDAGVLSFMAPGQLFGMEIDRQTLINAKGWMMMVHPDFLWNTPLAKKMRQYAFFDYAVNEALFLSDKEENTLMQLVNNIEQEIHANIDSFSHNIIISLLESLLNYSERFYQRQFLTRRKSSHQLLEQLDTLLEEHFKSVAGLPTVSSIATQLHVSADYLSGMLKALTGLNTQQLIHEKLIEKAKLQLSTTSLSVSEIAYQLGFEHPQSFSKLFKTKTNLSPLAFRQSFHKLF, from the coding sequence ATGCAAGTTTACAACGTAAAATCCATCAGCGAACTGCATCAGTTAAGGGGATTGCCGCTGACGGGGCACCCCTTGATCAGTGTGGTGCAGTTTGAGACGATCACAGATGTACCGGCTTTTGAACCAAAGGTACTGGTACCTGATTTTTACATGATTGCCCTGAAGCAGAATTTTGCAAAAGGGGTGAAGGTAAAATATGGGCAGCAGGAATATGATTTTGATGCAGGGGTTTTGTCTTTTATGGCCCCCGGGCAATTGTTTGGGATGGAAATAGACCGGCAAACATTGATCAATGCAAAGGGATGGATGATGATGGTACATCCTGATTTTCTCTGGAATACCCCGTTGGCGAAGAAGATGCGGCAGTATGCATTTTTTGATTATGCAGTAAATGAGGCCCTGTTCCTTTCTGACAAAGAAGAAAATACGCTGATGCAGCTGGTGAATAATATTGAGCAGGAGATCCATGCGAATATTGATTCCTTTAGTCATAATATTATTATATCATTGCTGGAGTCTTTGCTGAATTACTCAGAACGGTTTTATCAACGACAGTTTTTAACGAGAAGGAAGAGTAGTCATCAGTTACTGGAGCAATTGGATACTTTGCTGGAGGAACATTTTAAATCGGTAGCAGGCCTGCCAACGGTGAGTAGTATAGCAACCCAACTGCATGTTTCTGCAGATTATTTAAGCGGGATGCTGAAGGCATTGACGGGCCTGAATACGCAGCAACTGATCCATGAAAAACTGATAGAGAAGGCGAAGCTACAGTTATCAACGACGAGCTTATCGGTGAGTGAGATTGCGTATCAACTGGGATTTGAGCATCCGCAATCGTTTAGTAAGTTATTTAAAACAAAGACGAATTTATCTCCTTTAGCGTTCAGGCAATCTTTTCATAAATTATTTTAA
- a CDS encoding HAD family hydrolase: MNNFNYYLFDYDGTICNTFPTIHFAMSRTFDKSGLPAPDESTMLGIVSKGGGLHDTIRHLHPDASRLSFDDVEVIAAIYRQEYQACETRLTVLFDGAAEVLKQLKQAGKTVIVLSNKGIGAVERSLKALNLSEMTDLVIADGAFPDLALKAKPDPMIYEEFLSQQYNIKNKQEVLMTGDTHADILFANNAGIPSCWAAYGYGVKETCEALKPTYTIQEISEIINIK, translated from the coding sequence ATGAACAATTTCAATTACTACCTCTTCGACTACGACGGTACCATCTGCAACACCTTCCCAACCATCCACTTCGCCATGAGCCGGACTTTCGATAAAAGCGGCCTCCCGGCACCTGATGAATCAACCATGCTGGGCATTGTCAGTAAAGGAGGTGGGCTACACGATACCATCCGGCACCTGCATCCTGATGCCTCCCGCTTGAGTTTTGACGACGTGGAAGTAATTGCAGCCATCTACCGGCAGGAATACCAGGCATGTGAAACGAGATTAACCGTCCTGTTTGATGGGGCCGCCGAGGTTTTAAAGCAATTAAAACAAGCGGGTAAGACAGTCATCGTATTAAGCAATAAAGGGATCGGGGCTGTAGAAAGGTCTTTGAAGGCATTGAACCTCTCTGAAATGACTGACCTGGTGATTGCTGATGGCGCCTTCCCGGATTTAGCATTGAAGGCGAAACCAGATCCAATGATCTATGAGGAGTTCCTAAGCCAGCAATACAATATTAAAAATAAGCAAGAAGTATTAATGACAGGAGATACCCATGCGGATATACTCTTTGCCAACAATGCCGGTATACCATCCTGCTGGGCTGCCTATGGGTATGGGGTAAAGGAGACCTGCGAGGCTTTGAAGCCGACTTATACTATCCAGGAGATTTCCGAAATTATCAATATAAAATAG
- a CDS encoding RagB/SusD family nutrient uptake outer membrane protein, translated as MKNIRLFILVALLTTSCKKNFLDVVPDNVATIDNAFTSKTEAEKYLFTCYGYLPNGYDPTYNVGLSASDEVFVLDPTSAIRSTNVLRMPYGDQNISNPIANFMTGDRDGLTCYKAIRDCNIFLENVSDQSKVPDLDIDTRERWVSEVQVLKAYFHFLMFRAYGPIPIIDKNLPISVPIEETYVKRQPVDSVVNYIANLLDEATLHLPNSIMNVSSELGRITKPAALGLKAKMLVTAASPLFNGNSDYTAFKNKDGQALFNPAYSAEKWQRAARACKEAIDLATAQGVQLYTFPAQTVPLSDVTMTQMSIRNAMSEPWNSELIWGSTSNITWACTFLQRCGIGQFDFDNAVASKTAGHPLMGPTIKMAKLFYTKNGVPIDEDKTLDFSNISTLRVANHDERFNIKEGETSARLNFDREPRYYADLGFDRGVWYMANSPSKSDENTFWLMARGSELSQSSPVPVCGFYMKKTVNWHMDWNTLTYPSYPYPEMRLADLYLLYAEALNEAQGPGGDVYEYINKVRARAGLQTVQSAWAQYSKNPDKYTTKEGMRAIIQRERAIELCFEGHRFWDLLRWKTAAQELSGNVTGWVVSGQTAELYYREVSFLARHFVAPRDYLWPIKEDDILKNPNLVQNPNW; from the coding sequence CAACCTATAATGTAGGACTTTCAGCCAGTGACGAGGTCTTTGTATTGGACCCCACCAGTGCTATCAGGTCTACAAATGTGCTGCGCATGCCTTACGGAGATCAAAATATATCCAATCCTATTGCCAATTTCATGACGGGTGACAGAGATGGATTAACGTGTTATAAAGCGATCAGGGACTGTAATATTTTCCTGGAGAATGTTAGTGATCAGAGCAAGGTACCTGATCTTGATATTGATACCCGCGAGCGCTGGGTCTCCGAAGTGCAGGTATTGAAAGCATACTTTCATTTCCTGATGTTCAGGGCTTATGGGCCTATACCTATCATTGACAAGAACCTGCCAATCAGTGTGCCGATTGAGGAAACCTATGTAAAGCGGCAGCCGGTAGATAGCGTGGTGAATTACATTGCGAACCTGCTGGATGAGGCAACCCTGCATTTGCCGAATAGTATAATGAACGTTTCATCTGAACTGGGGCGGATCACAAAACCGGCAGCACTGGGACTGAAAGCGAAAATGCTGGTGACGGCGGCCAGTCCTTTGTTCAATGGCAACTCAGATTATACTGCGTTTAAAAACAAGGATGGCCAGGCGCTTTTCAATCCTGCATACAGTGCTGAAAAATGGCAACGTGCAGCAAGGGCTTGTAAGGAAGCGATAGATCTGGCAACAGCTCAGGGAGTTCAATTGTATACCTTTCCTGCGCAAACTGTTCCGCTGAGTGATGTCACCATGACACAGATGAGTATCCGCAACGCTATGAGTGAACCCTGGAACAGTGAGCTGATCTGGGGGAGTACAAGCAATATCACCTGGGCATGTACCTTCTTACAACGTTGTGGTATCGGGCAATTCGATTTTGATAATGCAGTGGCTTCCAAAACGGCGGGGCATCCATTGATGGGGCCAACCATCAAAATGGCGAAACTGTTCTATACAAAGAATGGAGTACCTATCGATGAGGATAAAACCCTGGACTTTTCTAACATCTCCACATTGCGGGTAGCGAACCACGACGAAAGATTCAATATCAAGGAAGGGGAAACCTCCGCCCGTTTAAATTTCGACAGGGAGCCCCGTTATTACGCTGACCTCGGTTTTGACAGGGGAGTATGGTACATGGCAAATAGTCCGTCTAAAAGCGATGAAAACACCTTCTGGCTCATGGCGAGAGGGAGTGAGCTGAGTCAGTCCTCACCCGTGCCGGTTTGTGGGTTCTATATGAAAAAAACGGTGAACTGGCATATGGACTGGAATACCCTTACCTATCCTTCTTATCCTTATCCTGAAATGCGGTTAGCGGATTTGTATTTATTATATGCGGAGGCCCTAAATGAAGCCCAGGGGCCGGGGGGCGATGTGTATGAATACATCAATAAAGTAAGGGCAAGAGCAGGTTTGCAAACGGTGCAAAGCGCCTGGGCGCAATACAGTAAAAATCCGGATAAATATACTACCAAAGAAGGAATGCGGGCCATCATCCAGCGGGAACGTGCGATAGAATTGTGTTTTGAAGGGCATCGGTTCTGGGATCTGCTACGCTGGAAAACGGCGGCACAGGAGCTGAGCGGGAATGTCACCGGCTGGGTCGTGAGCGGGCAGACAGCGGAGCTGTATTACCGGGAAGTATCTTTCCTGGCAAGACATTTTGTAGCACCCCGTGATTATCTGTGGCCGATAAAAGAGGATGATATTTTGAAAAACCCGAACCTGGTTCAAAATCCTAACTGGTAA
- a CDS encoding DUF4998 domain-containing protein: MQKAFIILAMLALLAACSKMDDYRDKYMSNGSIVYPGKMDSVRAFSGKSRAQIWGLFTSDPKITKFKVFWNSRQDSTEVAVVRTTGVDTASVIIPSLPEGLMSFEVRTYDAHGNISIPVTATANIYGELYQSALSNRAIANAEMQDDGAALITWADVSSDAGTVSMRIKYTDSNGAARDTVFASVLTDMKSRLPNFKKGAVISYQTAYLPNATAIDTFYTAYETHPVKADVTSLYLQNTGPFLRATYDGGRWGTLAAPWVTTANVVNHSGYGGYASETWLNAGGFLVMESGWSGTANIVNGKISQTTTLPAGNYIFQTALYTEALDPVYIVAAAGSSLPDVSGLGNALGYGTFPASRYVSANVEFRFTLDKEEEVTLGFVATMTSGNQYWRVGSVKLIKN; this comes from the coding sequence ATGCAAAAAGCGTTTATCATATTAGCAATGCTGGCATTATTGGCGGCTTGCTCCAAAATGGATGATTACAGGGATAAGTACATGTCCAACGGGTCGATCGTCTATCCTGGGAAAATGGATTCCGTGAGAGCCTTTTCAGGTAAGAGCAGGGCCCAGATCTGGGGGTTGTTTACTTCTGATCCAAAGATCACGAAATTCAAAGTATTCTGGAACAGCAGGCAGGACTCAACAGAGGTAGCGGTTGTGCGGACGACCGGAGTAGATACTGCTTCAGTGATCATACCTTCTTTACCGGAAGGTTTGATGAGCTTTGAAGTAAGGACCTATGATGCACATGGGAATATATCCATTCCCGTTACTGCGACGGCGAATATCTACGGAGAGCTGTATCAGAGTGCGCTGAGCAACAGGGCCATTGCGAATGCAGAGATGCAGGATGATGGCGCAGCACTGATTACCTGGGCAGATGTGAGTAGTGATGCGGGAACGGTGAGTATGCGGATCAAATATACGGATAGTAATGGCGCAGCGCGCGATACGGTGTTCGCTTCCGTGTTAACGGATATGAAAAGCAGGCTGCCCAATTTTAAGAAAGGTGCTGTGATTAGTTACCAGACGGCCTATCTGCCAAATGCAACGGCAATTGATACCTTCTACACGGCTTATGAAACGCATCCTGTAAAAGCAGATGTAACAAGTTTGTATTTACAGAATACAGGTCCTTTTTTGCGGGCTACTTATGATGGTGGAAGATGGGGTACATTGGCGGCCCCCTGGGTGACGACTGCGAATGTGGTGAATCATTCTGGCTATGGAGGCTATGCTTCAGAGACATGGTTAAATGCGGGCGGTTTCCTGGTAATGGAATCTGGTTGGAGTGGAACGGCGAATATTGTGAATGGCAAGATCTCGCAGACGACTACGCTGCCTGCGGGGAATTATATTTTCCAGACGGCCTTGTATACGGAGGCATTGGATCCGGTGTATATAGTAGCGGCAGCGGGTAGTTCATTGCCGGATGTGAGTGGGCTTGGTAATGCCTTAGGTTATGGTACATTCCCGGCAAGCAGGTATGTGAGTGCGAATGTGGAGTTTAGGTTTACATTGGATAAGGAGGAAGAGGTGACGCTGGGTTTTGTGGCGACGATGACATCGGGGAATCAGTATTGGAGAGTGGGGAGTGTGAAGTTGATAAAGAATTGA